One window of Ciconia boyciana chromosome 10, ASM3463844v1, whole genome shotgun sequence genomic DNA carries:
- the ZFAND2B gene encoding AN1-type zinc finger protein 2B isoform X2 gives MEFPDLGAHCSWPACQRLDFLPLKCDACEQIFCTDHIAYAQHDCTSAYKKDVQVPVCPLCNTPVPVRRGEMPDVVVGEHIDRDCKSDPAQRKRKIFTNKCLKPGCKQKEMMKVICDQCHKNYCLKHRHPLDHDCSGAGRPLSKAGHAAVARAQASSSKTVTASSSGAARPADSPSSPASARGGRAAASQTRSTSPPAVMLQNGLSEEEALQRALEMSLAESARSSAHPPSTQEEEDLALAQALSASEAEYQQSQRQAHGSKPSNCSMS, from the exons ATGGAGTTCCCGGACCTGGGCGCCCACTGCTCCTGGCCCGCCTGCCAGCGCCTGG ACTTTCTCCCCCTGAAGTGCGACGCCTGCGAGCAGATCTTCTGTACCGACCACATCGCTTACGCCCAGCACGACTGCACCTCTGCCTACAAGAAG GATGTGCAggtccccgtgtgtcccctcTGCAACACTCCGGTCCCCGTGAGGCGGGGGGAGATGCCCGATGTTGTGGTGGGTGAGCACATTGACCGTGACTGCAAGTCCGACCCCGCACAGCGCAAGCGCAAG ATATTCACCAACAAGTGTTTGAAGCCTGGCTGCAAGCAGAAGGAGATGATGAAGGTGATCTGTGACCAGTGCCACAAGAACTACTGCCTCAAGCACCGGCACCCCCTGGACCATGACTGCAGCGGGGCAGGGCGTCCCCTCTCCAAAGCAGG GCACGCTGCAGTTGCGAGAGCCCAGGCATCCTCCTCCAAAACAGTCACTGCATCGAGCAGTGGAGCTGCCCGGCCAGCAGACAGCCCCTCTTCTCCGGCTTCTGCCAG aggaggcagagcagctgcGTCGCAGACTCGCAGCACCTCCCCTCCGGCTGTCATGCTGCAGAATGGGCTC agtGAGGAAGAGGCACTGCAGCGAGCTCTGGAGATGTCCCTGGCAGAGTCAGCACGCAGCTCTGCACATCCACCCAG cacgcaggaggaggaggatctGGCACTGGCCCAGGCGCTGTCAGCGAGCGAAGCCGAGTACCAGCAGTCGCAGAGGCAG GCGCATGGTTCAAAACCATCAAACTGCAGCATGTCGTAG
- the ZFAND2B gene encoding AN1-type zinc finger protein 2B isoform X1 gives MEFPDLGAHCSWPACQRLDFLPLKCDACEQIFCTDHIAYAQHDCTSAYKKDVQVPVCPLCNTPVPVRRGEMPDVVVGEHIDRDCKSDPAQRKRKIFTNKCLKPGCKQKEMMKVICDQCHKNYCLKHRHPLDHDCSGAGRPLSKAGHAAVARAQASSSKTVTASSSGAARPADSPSSPASARGGRAAASQTRSTSPPAVMLQNGLSEEEALQRALEMSLAESARSSAHPPSSTQEEEDLALAQALSASEAEYQQSQRQAHGSKPSNCSMS, from the exons ATGGAGTTCCCGGACCTGGGCGCCCACTGCTCCTGGCCCGCCTGCCAGCGCCTGG ACTTTCTCCCCCTGAAGTGCGACGCCTGCGAGCAGATCTTCTGTACCGACCACATCGCTTACGCCCAGCACGACTGCACCTCTGCCTACAAGAAG GATGTGCAggtccccgtgtgtcccctcTGCAACACTCCGGTCCCCGTGAGGCGGGGGGAGATGCCCGATGTTGTGGTGGGTGAGCACATTGACCGTGACTGCAAGTCCGACCCCGCACAGCGCAAGCGCAAG ATATTCACCAACAAGTGTTTGAAGCCTGGCTGCAAGCAGAAGGAGATGATGAAGGTGATCTGTGACCAGTGCCACAAGAACTACTGCCTCAAGCACCGGCACCCCCTGGACCATGACTGCAGCGGGGCAGGGCGTCCCCTCTCCAAAGCAGG GCACGCTGCAGTTGCGAGAGCCCAGGCATCCTCCTCCAAAACAGTCACTGCATCGAGCAGTGGAGCTGCCCGGCCAGCAGACAGCCCCTCTTCTCCGGCTTCTGCCAG aggaggcagagcagctgcGTCGCAGACTCGCAGCACCTCCCCTCCGGCTGTCATGCTGCAGAATGGGCTC agtGAGGAAGAGGCACTGCAGCGAGCTCTGGAGATGTCCCTGGCAGAGTCAGCACGCAGCTCTGCACATCCACCCAG cagcacgcaggaggaggaggatctGGCACTGGCCCAGGCGCTGTCAGCGAGCGAAGCCGAGTACCAGCAGTCGCAGAGGCAG GCGCATGGTTCAAAACCATCAAACTGCAGCATGTCGTAG
- the ABCB6 gene encoding ATP-binding cassette sub-family B member 6 → MAVLGGYCEGNSSIAQAWVQQGFQPCFFFTLVPAVLLSVCLLLGTLQYACYVRFGRAMEPKYIPRSRLYRGQVLLSLLLALQPFGGLLWQVGGPGRLYGYMLLHTCLWALSWGCAIALLQLEHTRVLAHDRTWGHGTVLLLFWALAFAAENLTLVCWRSPLWWWALEDTNQKVQFGFWLLRYICTFMLFILGMKAPGLPHKPYMLLVNEEERDVENSQPLMPDTSRTTSTWKDFRRKLRLLVPYIWPRGNHMLQGLVLFCMALMGLERAINVFVPIYYKNIVNELTEGAPWHTLAWTVCIYVGLKFLQGGGAGSTGFVSNLRTFLWVWVQQFTNRQVQVQLFAHLHGLSLRWHLGRRTGEVLRSVDRGTSSINSLLSYIVFSIVPTIADIVIGIVYFTSVFSAWFGLIIFVCMSLYLTLTIFITEWRTKYRRDMNTRDNEAKSRAVDSLLNFETVKYYNAESYEVNRFNDAIVKYQVSEWKVSASLGLLNQTQNLVIGLGLLAGSLLCAYFVTENKLQVGDFVLFGTYIIQLYTPLNWFGTYYRMIQNSFVDMENMFELFHEEQEVKDAVNAGDLRLEAGRIEFENVHFSYVDGKEILQDVSFSVMPGQTLALVGPSGSGKSTVIRLLFRFYDVWGGCIRIDGQDISQVKQASLRAHIGVVPQDTVLFNDTIANNIRYGRILATDQEVQEAARAADIHDRILSFPDGYNTQVGERGLKLSGGEKQRVAIARTILKGPRIILLDEATSALDTETERNIQASLAKVCAHRTTIVVAHRLSTVVGADQILVLKDGRIVERGRHEELLQKGGVYAGMWLQQQAGDEGESKERRTEKPPGSKKGL, encoded by the exons ATGGCGGTGCTGGGGGGCTACTGTGAGGGCAACAGCTCCATCGCCCAGGCCTGGGTCCAGCAGGGGTTCCAGCCCTGCTTCTTCTTCACGCTAGTGCCGGCCGTGCTGCTGAGcgtctgcctgctgctgggcacCCTGCAATATGCCTGCTACGTCCGCTTCGGCCGCGCCATGGAGCCCAAGTACATCCCCCGCTCCCGCCTCTACCGCGGCCAggtcctgctgtccctgctcctggccctgcagccCTTTGGCGGGCTGCTGTGGCAAGTGGGGGGGCCGGGACGGCTCTACGGGTACATGTTGCTGCACACCTGCCTCTGGGCCCTCAGCTGGGGCTGCGCCATCgccctcctgcagctggagcatACACGGGTGCTGGCGCACGACCGGACGTGGGGCCATGGCaccgtcctcctcctcttctgggCGCTGGCCTTCGCTGCTGAGAACCTGACCCTGGTGTGCTGGAGAAGCCCGCTGTGGTGGTGGGCGCTGGAGGACACCAACCAGaag GTGCAGTTCGGCTTCTGGCTGCTGCGTTACATCTGCACATTCATGCTCTTCATCCTGGGCATGaaggccccggggctgccccacaaGCCCTACATGCTGCTGGTCAACGAGGAGGAGCGGGATGTGGAGAACAGCCAG cCGCTCATGCCCGACACCAGCAGGACCACCTCCACCTGGAAGGATTTCCGGAGGAAGCTGCGGCTGCTGGTGCCGTACATATGGCCGAGGGGCAACCACAtgctgcaggggctggtgcTGTTCTGCATGGCGCTCATGGGGCTGGAGCGGGCCATCAACGTCTTCGTCCCCATCTACTACAAGAACATCG TGAACGAGCTGACGGAGGGTGCTCCCTGGCACACCCTGGCCTGGACTGTCTGCATCTACGTGGGGCTGAAGTTCCTGCAGGGCGGAGGTGCTG GCTCCACTGGCTTCGTGAGCAACCTGCGCACCTTCCTGTGGGTGTGGGTGCAGCAGTTCACCAACCGGCAGGTGCAAGTGCAGCTCTTCGCCCACCTGCATGGGCTGTCCCTGCGTTGGCACCTGGGGCGTCGCACTGGCGAGGTCCTGCGCAGCGTGGACCGGGGCACCAGCAGCATCAACAGCCTGCTCAG CTACATCGTCTTCAGCATCGTCCCCACCATTGCGGACATCGTCATCGGCATCGTTTACTTCACCTCGGTCTTCAGCGCCTGGTTTGGCCTCATCATCTTTGTGTGTATGAGCCTCTACCTGA CTCTGACCATCTTCATCACCGAGTGGAGGACCAAGTACCGTCGGGACATGAACACGCGGGACAACGAGGCCAAGTCCCGGGCCGTGGACTCGCTCCTCAATTTTGAGACG GTGAAGTACTACAATGCGGAGAGCTACGAGGTGAACCGCTTTAACGATGCCATCGTCAAGTACCAG GTCTCGGAGTGGAAGGTCAGTGCCTCGCTGGGCCTCCTCAACCAGACCCAGAACCTGGTCATcggcctggggctgctggcagggtcCCTGCTCTGTGCCTACTTCGTCACTGAAAACAAGCTGCAG GTGGGGGACTTTGTCCTCTTCGGCACCTACATCATCCAGCTCTACACGCCGCTCAACTGGTTCGGGACTTACTACAG GATGATCCAGAACTCCTTCGTGGACATGGAGAACATGTTTGAGCTCTTCCAtgaggagcaggag GTGAAGGATGCGGTCAACGCCGGCGACCTGCGCTTGGAGGCCGGGCGGATCGAGTTTGAGAACGTGCACTTCAGCTACGTGGATGG GAAGGAAATCCTGCAGGACGTCTCCTTCTCTGTGATGCCCGGGCAGACCCTGGCCCTG GTGGGACCTTCGGGCTCAGGGAAGAGCACCGTCATCCGCCTGCTCTTCCGCTTCTACGACGTGTGGGGCGGCTGCATCCGCATCGACGGGCAGGACATCTCCCAG GTGAAGCAGGCGTCGCTGCGTGCTCACATTGGGGTGGTGCCCCAGGACACGGTGCTCTTCAACGACACCATCGCCAACAACATCCGCTACGGACGGATCCTGGCCACTGACCAGGAGGTGCAGGAGGCAGCCCGGGCTGCTGACATCCACGACCGCATCCTTTCCTTCCCCGATG GATACAACACCCAGGTGGGAGAGCGGGGGCTGAAGCTGAGCGGGGGGGAGAAGCAGCGCGTTGCCATCGCACGCACCATCCTGAAGGGTCCTCGCATCATCCTGCTGGATGAG gcCACATCCGCACTCGACACGGAGACTGAGAGGAATATCCAGGCCTCCTTGGCCAAGGTCTGCGCCCACCGCACCACCATCGTTGTTGCACATAG GCTCTCCACCGTGGTGGGCGCAGACCAGATCCTGGTGCTCAAGGACGGGCGCATCGTGGAGCGAGGGAG GCatgaggagctgctgcagaagggtGGTGTGTATGCTGGCatgtggctgcagcagcaggccGGGGATGAGGGCGAGAGCAAGGAGCGCCGCACTGAGAAGCCCCCGGGCAGCAAGAAGGGGCTGTGA
- the ATG9A gene encoding autophagy-related protein 9A: protein MAHFETQYQRLESSSTESPPGGGDLLVHVPEGAKSPWHHIENLDLFFSRVYNLHQKNGFTCMLIGEIFELMQFIFVVAFTTFLISCVDYDILFANKAVNHSQHPSEPIKVTLPDAFLPPNVCSARIQANSFLICILVIAGVFWIHRLVKFIYNICCYWEIHSFYINALKIPMSTLPYYTWQEVQARIVQIQKEHQICIHKKELTELDIYHRILRFKNYMVAMVNKSLLPIRFRLPLVGDTVFYTRGLKYNFELIFFWGPGSLFENEWSLKAEYKRAGNRLELAEKLSTRILWIGIANFLLCPLILIWQILYAFFSYTEILKREPGSLGARCWSLYGRCYLRHFNELDHELHSRLSKGYKPASKYMNCFISPLLTIVAKNVAFFAGSILAVLIALTIYDEDVLAVEHVLTTVTLLGVGITVCRSFIPDQHLVFCPEQLLRVILAHIHYMPDHWQGNAHRYETRDEFAQLFQYKAVFILEELLSPIITPLILIVCLRPKSLDIVDFFRNFTVEVVGVGDTCSFAQMDVRQHGHPAWMSAGKTEASIYQQAEDGKTELSLMHFAITNPKWQPPRESTAFIGFLKERVHRDSSVALAQQAVLPENALFSSIQSLQSESEPHSLIANVIASSSVLGFHMGRDGQASRHLSEVASALRSFSPLQSAQQPPSGFQAAGRDGEGAQPRGASTMTASGADARTMSSGSSAWEGQLQSMILSEYASTEMSLHALYMHELHKQHTQLEPERHTWHRRESDESGESTHEELDAQRGAPVPIPRSASYPFSSPRQPAEEMATLQTGFQRRYGGITDPGTVHRAPSHFSRLPLGGWAEDGQSARHPEPVPEESSEDELPPQIHKV, encoded by the exons GTCTATAACCTGCATCAGAAGAATGGCTTCACCTGCATGCTCATTGGAGAGATCTTTGAGCTCAT GCAGTTCATCTTTGTGGTGGCATTCACCACCTTTCTTATCAGCTGCGTTGATTACGACATCCTTTTTGCCAACAAAGCAGTAAATCACAGCCAGCATCCCAGTGAGCCCATTAAGGTGACTCTCCCAGATGCCTTCCTGCCTCCAAATGTCTGCAGTGCAAG AATCCAGGCAAACAGCTTCCTCATCTGCATCCTGGTGATAGCTGGGGTTTTCTGGATCCACCGACTCGTCAAATTTATCTACAACATTTGCTGCTACTGGGAGATTCACTCTTTCTACATCAATGCCCTCAAAATCCCCATG TCCACCCTGCCATACTACACCTGGCAGGAGGTGCAGGCCCGCATCGTGCAGATCCAGAAGGAGCACCAGATCTGCATCCACAAGAAGGAGCTGACAGAGCTGGACATCTACCACCGCATCCTCCGCTTCAAGAACTACATGGTGGCCATGGTGAACAAGTCGCTGCTGCCCATCCGGTTCCGCCTGCCCCTGGTGGGAGACACTGTCTTCTACACACGTGGGCTGAAGTACAACTTCGAGCTCATCTTCTTCTGGGGGCCCGGCTCCCTCTTTGAGAACGAGTGGAGCCTGAAGGCCGAGTACAAGCGAGCTGGGAACCGCCTGGAGCTGGCTGAGAAGCTCAGCACTCGTATCCTCTGGATTGGCATTGCTAacttcctcctctgccccctcaTCCTCATCTGGCAGATCCTCTACGCCTTCTTCAGCTACACGGAAATCCTGAAGCGGGAGCCAGGCAGTCTGGGTGCCCGCTGCTGGTCTCTCTATGGCCGCTGTTACCTCCGTCACTTCAACGAGCTGGACCACGAACTGCACTCACGCCTCAGCAAAGGGTACAAGCCAGCTTCCAAGTACATGAACTGCTTTATCTCCCCGCTCCTCACTATCGTGGCCAAGAACGTGGCCTTCTTTGCTGGCTCCATCCTGGCTGTGCTCATCGCTCTCACCATCTACGATGAGGACGTGCTGGCAGTCGAGCACGTCCTGACTACAGTCACCCTGCTCGGGGTGGGCATCACAGTGTGCAG GTCTTTCATCCCCGACCAGCACCTGGTGTTttgcccagagcagctgctgcgAGTCATCCTGGCACACATCCACTACATGCCTGACCACTGGCAGGGCAATGCCCACCGCTACGAGACCAGGGACGAGTTTGCCCAGCTCTTCCAGTACAAAGCG GTCTTCATCCTGGAGGAGCTCCTGAGTCCCATCATTACCCCCCTGATCCTCATTGTCTGCCTGCGGCCCAAGTCCTTGGACATCGTTGACTTCTTCCGCAACTTCACCGTGGAGGTGGTGGGTGTGGGCGACACCTGCTCCTTTGCCCAGATGGACGTGCGCCAGCATGGCCACCCGGCG tggaTGTCAGCAGGAAAGACGGAGGCCTCCATTTACCAGCAGGCTGAGGATGGCAAGACAGAGCTGTCCCTCATGCACTTTGCCATCACCAACCCCAAGTGGCAGCCACCTCGCGAGAGCACGGCCTTCATCGGCTTCCTGAAGGAGCGGGTGCACCGGGACAGCAGTGTGGCGCTGGCTCAGCAGGCTGTGCTCCCCGAAAACGCCCTCTTTAGCTCCATCCAGTCCCTGCAGTCGGAGTCAGAG CCTCACAGCCTGATTGCCAATGTAATAGCAAGCTCCTCGGTATTGGGCTTCCACATGGGCCGGGATGGACAGGCCTCCCGCCATCTCTCCGAAGTGGCCTCGGCCCTGCGTTCCTTCTCCCCACTCCAGTCTgcccagcagcctcccagcGGCTTCCAGGCAGCgggaagggatggagagggagcCCAGCCTCGCGGTGCCAGTACCATGACAGCCTCTGG TGCTGATGCGAGGACCATGAGCTCGGGGAGCAGCGCCTGGGAGGGTCAGCTACAGAGCATGATCCTGTCGGAGTACGCCTCCACCGAGATGAGTCTCCACGCACTCTACATGCACGAG TTGCACAAGCAGCACACCCAGCTAGAGCCCGAGCGACACACTTGGCACCGGCGAGAGAGCGACGAGAGTGGAGAGAGCACTCATGAGGAGCTGGACGCTCAGCGGGgtgcccctgtccccatccctcgtTCTGCTAGCTACCCCTTCTCCTCACCGCGGCAGCCAGCCGAGGAGATGGCCACGCTGCAGACTGGCTTCCAGCGGCGATATGGTGGCATCACAG ACCCGGGCACAGTACACAGAGCCCCATCACACTTCTCTCGCCTCCCTCTGGGAGGCTGGGCTGAGGACGGGCAGTCGGCGAGACACCCAGAGCCCGTGCCAGAGGAGAGCTCAGAAGATGAGCTTCCACCGCAGATCCACAAG GTATAG